From Humisphaera borealis, the proteins below share one genomic window:
- a CDS encoding FkbM family methyltransferase, which yields MYRQIAKSILSKLGLQRIPKHRLPLITKQLIKSILPVQPVIIEAGAHDGSDTEDLRRTIPDCEVHAFEPAPAVFRRLENRTKSDSRVHRYNVALGESASTMEMHISAGRSDASSSLLKPKAHLDVNPDVTFDETVSVPVVSLDDWAREYSISRVDFLWLDLQGYELPALRGGTQLLRKVKAIQVEVNLIEVFEGVALYHQVRSWLESQGFKIHLVDFPVDDQGDVLFVR from the coding sequence ATGTACAGGCAGATCGCAAAGAGCATCCTATCCAAGCTTGGGCTTCAAAGAATCCCCAAGCATCGCCTACCATTGATAACGAAGCAACTCATCAAGAGCATCCTTCCGGTACAGCCAGTCATCATTGAAGCCGGTGCGCATGACGGATCGGATACGGAGGATCTCCGCCGGACAATTCCAGATTGCGAAGTTCATGCATTTGAGCCGGCCCCAGCAGTTTTTCGCCGGCTCGAAAATCGTACGAAATCAGACAGCCGGGTTCACCGCTATAACGTGGCCTTGGGCGAATCTGCATCTACGATGGAAATGCATATAAGTGCGGGGCGATCTGATGCGTCCAGTTCGCTTCTGAAACCTAAAGCCCACCTTGACGTGAATCCGGATGTTACTTTCGATGAAACGGTGAGTGTTCCGGTCGTTTCACTGGACGACTGGGCTCGGGAGTATTCGATCTCTCGGGTGGATTTTCTTTGGCTTGATCTACAAGGCTATGAGCTGCCTGCGCTGCGCGGTGGGACGCAGTTGCTGAGGAAAGTCAAGGCGATACAGGTTGAAGTGAATCTAATCGAAGTATTCGAGGGTGTCGCGCTTTACCACCAGGTACGAAGCTGGCTTGAGAGCCAGGGTTTCAAGATTCACCTTGTCGATTTTCCAGTGGATGATCAAGGCGACGTGCTTTTCGTGAGATGA
- a CDS encoding ABC transporter ATP-binding protein yields the protein MPSTAIRIENLSKRYLLGTSQPYKTLRETFMSALRRPFRSGPRDSSDEARTLWALRDVSLKVEQGEILGIVGLNGAGKSTLLKVLSRITQPTTGCIEMVGRVGSLLEVGTGFHPELSGRENIFLNGAVLGMSQREIVRKFDEIVAFSEVERFIDTPVKRYSSGMYMRLAFGVAAHLEPEILVVDEVLAVGDVGFQKKCLRKMDEVAGQGRTVLFVSHNIGMVRQLCTRGALLSGGRLAMEGPIEDVLIRYERELTRSAGAATWVNPQPDTDTEVAYLQKVEIVGTDGQLVEDALNSDSIYVRMYVRVREPSAVFKVGFDLIKSGTTVWRLHQTDSFNPPRQPESGMHVITCHIPPGLLNLGEYYITPQMSLHCVRPLLNILNPVLRFRVHLDTSVSSFHGVLDERNHPGLVFPLLEWKSVLVDHQPN from the coding sequence ATGCCTTCTACCGCAATCAGGATCGAAAACTTAAGCAAGCGCTATCTGCTCGGGACCTCACAGCCGTACAAGACGCTGAGAGAAACTTTCATGTCTGCGCTCCGAAGACCGTTTCGGTCGGGTCCGCGCGATAGTTCCGATGAGGCGCGTACGCTATGGGCGCTTCGTGATGTGTCACTCAAGGTGGAACAGGGGGAGATACTTGGGATTGTCGGATTGAATGGCGCTGGCAAAAGCACTCTGCTTAAGGTGCTTTCTCGAATAACCCAGCCGACGACGGGGTGTATTGAAATGGTGGGTCGCGTTGGAAGCCTCCTTGAGGTGGGAACGGGATTTCATCCCGAGTTGTCGGGTCGTGAGAACATATTTCTGAACGGCGCCGTCCTCGGTATGTCGCAGCGGGAAATTGTCAGAAAATTTGATGAGATTGTGGCGTTCAGCGAGGTGGAACGGTTCATCGATACACCTGTGAAGCGGTATAGCAGCGGCATGTATATGCGGCTTGCGTTCGGCGTCGCGGCTCACCTTGAACCGGAGATTCTCGTCGTCGATGAGGTGTTAGCAGTAGGTGACGTCGGATTTCAGAAGAAGTGCCTGCGGAAAATGGACGAAGTGGCCGGGCAGGGGCGGACCGTCCTCTTCGTCAGCCACAATATAGGTATGGTCCGCCAGTTGTGTACCAGGGGAGCGCTGCTGAGTGGGGGCCGTCTGGCGATGGAAGGCCCCATCGAAGACGTCCTGATTCGCTATGAGCGCGAATTGACCCGTTCTGCGGGCGCTGCAACTTGGGTCAATCCGCAGCCAGACACCGATACAGAGGTTGCATACCTGCAGAAGGTTGAGATCGTTGGCACAGATGGCCAGTTGGTCGAAGACGCACTGAATAGTGACTCAATATATGTTAGGATGTATGTTCGCGTGAGAGAACCTAGCGCCGTCTTCAAGGTAGGATTCGATCTAATCAAATCTGGCACGACGGTATGGCGACTACACCAAACAGATTCCTTTAATCCTCCGCGGCAGCCAGAATCGGGAATGCACGTTATCACGTGCCACATACCGCCAGGCCTGCTGAACCTTGGCGAATACTATATCACCCCGCAGATGTCACTTCATTGCGTAAGACCACTCTTGAACATCCTTAACCCGGTACTTCGGTTTCGGGTCCATTTGGATACCAGCGTGTCGTCTTTTCATGGAGTTCTAGACGAACGTAATCACCCCGGCCTCGTTTTCCCGCTGTTGGAGTGGAAGAGTGTTCTTGTTGATCACCAGCCGAATTAG